The following is a genomic window from Geobacillus subterraneus.
GCGCTGACATAACAGGATCCGGAGGGACAAGGAGACCGTGGGGACTCGGTCTCTTTTTTATTGATCGCAGGGCTGACGGAAACGTTGTCTTTGGAAAATGGTTCAAAACCGGCGTCCTCCTTTGACGACAACGGGCCTGCGGCTATAGCGATCGGCTCGACAGGACGCGGCAAAAAACGCTTGCTCATATTCAATGAGGTTGTCTCATAAATTAGTACAAACGTCGTTAGAAAGGTGGAGGGGGGACGTATGGACCGACGCGTTCGGGAAATGAAAAAACGGATCGAAAGGCGGCGAAAAGAGCGCCAATATCGGTCAAACAAGCGAAAGGAGCCGGAGTGGGGGATAGCGGACGAGGAGCGGTACGGGCTGCCGGTCGTCACGTATGACCGCTATTCGTTTGAATCAGAGTCCCATCCGCTGTTTCGCAAAGAGTGGTTTCTCTTCAAAACGCTCATCGCCGCCTGCCTCGTGTTAGTGACCGCCATTTTGTTCAAACATCCGTCCGCTTCGCTTGAGCCGGCACGGCAGTTTGTCGCGCGGACGATGGAAACGGAATTTCAGTTTGCAGCTGTCTCGGCTTGGTATGAAAAGACGTTCGGCGAACCGCTCGCCTTTTTTGCGCCGAAAAAAGAGACAAAAACGGAAACAGCGTCCTCATACGCGGTGCCGGTTTCCGGCCGAGTGCTCGAAAGCTTTGACGAAAATGGCCAAGGGGTGATGATCGAAACCGTGAGCGAGGCGAAAGTCGAAGCAATGAAAGAAGGGATCGTTACGTTTGCCGGCACGAAAGAGAAGCTCGGAAAAACGGTCATCATTCAGCACGCGGACGGCAGTGAAACGTGGTATGGCCATTTAAGTACCATTTCTGTCAAACTGTACGATTTTATCGAAATGGGGAAAGAAGTCGGCACCGCCCAGGCGAGTGACAAAGATAAACAGAAAGGACTGTTTTATTTTGCCATTAAGCAAGGGGATAAATTTATCGATCCGATCCAGGTGATTTCCTTTGAATAAGTATCTCGGGCTGCTTGGAAAGTTGCACGTTCATCCGTTGCTATGGCTGATCGGCGGCATGGCGGTATTGACCGCCCATTTTAAGCAGCTTTGTTTGCTGTTTTTCATCGTGCTCATTCATGAGCTTGGCCATGCGGCGGCAGCGGCGTTTTTTTCCTGGCGGGTGAAGCGGATTTTGCTGCTGCCGTTCGGCGGAGTGGCAGAAGTGGAGGAACATGGAAACCGCCCGTTCCGTGAAGAGTGGATCGTGACGCTCGCCGGGCCGGCGCAGCATCTTTGGCTGACGGCGGCGGGGTTTTTTTTATGGGAGGCCGGCTGGATGGATGACGGAAGTTGGGAGCTGTTTTTCCGTTATAACGCGGCTCTGTTTAGTTTAAACTTGCTGCCGATCTGGCCGCTTGACGGTGGCAAGCTGCTGTTTTTGCTTTTGTCGTACCGCCGCCCGTTCGGCGAGGCGCACCGGAACATGGTTGCCATATCAGCGGCTGTGCTGGCGGTCAGCATCGTCCTTTTGCTTGCATTCGCACCGCGCCAGCTTGATTTATGGGCGATCGCCGCCTTTTTAGCGCATGCGCTTTGGCAAGAGAAGAAACAGCATCCATATGTGGTCATGCGCTTTTTGCTTGAACGGTATTACGGGAAAAAGGGCGATTACGCAAGGCTGCAGACGATTACCGTTCCGGCGGATGAGCGCATCTCCGCCGTGCTGCAGCGCTTTTACCGCGGGCAAAAACATGCGATCGTCGTCGTACGCGACGGCCGCGAACGGACGACACTTGATGAAAACGAGCTGCTGCACGCGTTTTTTGCCGAAAAGCGGACCGATGCGCCGCTTGGCGCACTCATTTATTGATGACGGCTGGCCGTTCGAACCGTTTCATTGTGTCCCACGGTGGGGGAAGATGACGGTTGACGGCTGGCTGTTTCTATGTTACGATAGATGACGTTGTAGACTTTTTGTCCCTTAACGGGGCAAAAGAGGGCGGCTGTCGCAAAAGGACGCACCCGTACTACAACCGCTCAGCGCGGGTTGTGAAGTGTTCCGACTGGAACCGCCTTGACGCTGGCGAGTCTGAGTCCATGAAGGAGGTGCGAGGCATGTACGCAATCATTGAAACTGGCGGCAAACAATTGAAAGTAGAAGAAGGCCAAGAAATTTACATCGAAAAACTGGATGCCAATGAAGGCGATACGGTGACGTTTGACAAAGTGCTGTTCGTCGGCGGGGAAACGGTAAAAATCGGAAACCCGACGATCGAAGGTGCAACGGTCACGGCGAAAGTGCAAAAGCACGGCCGACAAAAGAAAATCATCGTCTTCAAATATAAAGCGAAAAAGAACTATCGCCGCAAACAAGGCCACCGTCAGCCGTACACGAAAGTTGTCATCGAAAAAATCAACGCGTAAGCGATGATCCGCATTACGATTGAGCGAGAAGCGGACGGCCGCATTCGCGCATTCACGATGGACGGGCACGCCGAGTTTGCCAAGCGCGGGCAAGATATCGTCTGCGCCGGCGCTTCGGCCGTTTCGTTCGGCACCATCAATGCCATCGAAGCGCTTGCCGGCGTTCGCCC
Proteins encoded in this region:
- a CDS encoding M23 family metallopeptidase; amino-acid sequence: MDRRVREMKKRIERRRKERQYRSNKRKEPEWGIADEERYGLPVVTYDRYSFESESHPLFRKEWFLFKTLIAACLVLVTAILFKHPSASLEPARQFVARTMETEFQFAAVSAWYEKTFGEPLAFFAPKKETKTETASSYAVPVSGRVLESFDENGQGVMIETVSEAKVEAMKEGIVTFAGTKEKLGKTVIIQHADGSETWYGHLSTISVKLYDFIEMGKEVGTAQASDKDKQKGLFYFAIKQGDKFIDPIQVISFE
- a CDS encoding ribosomal-processing cysteine protease Prp, whose amino-acid sequence is MIRITIEREADGRIRAFTMDGHAEFAKRGQDIVCAGASAVSFGTINAIEALAGVRPHVSLGQDGGYLRCELPKLEEAATAEKVQLLLEAMVVSLKTIERDYGKFIRVTSI
- the rplU gene encoding 50S ribosomal protein L21, with amino-acid sequence MYAIIETGGKQLKVEEGQEIYIEKLDANEGDTVTFDKVLFVGGETVKIGNPTIEGATVTAKVQKHGRQKKIIVFKYKAKKNYRRKQGHRQPYTKVVIEKINA
- a CDS encoding site-2 protease family protein, coding for MNKYLGLLGKLHVHPLLWLIGGMAVLTAHFKQLCLLFFIVLIHELGHAAAAAFFSWRVKRILLLPFGGVAEVEEHGNRPFREEWIVTLAGPAQHLWLTAAGFFLWEAGWMDDGSWELFFRYNAALFSLNLLPIWPLDGGKLLFLLLSYRRPFGEAHRNMVAISAAVLAVSIVLLLAFAPRQLDLWAIAAFLAHALWQEKKQHPYVVMRFLLERYYGKKGDYARLQTITVPADERISAVLQRFYRGQKHAIVVVRDGRERTTLDENELLHAFFAEKRTDAPLGALIY